Within the Maribacter sp. BPC-D8 genome, the region GCTCTATTTGCCATATTATTTTTTTTGAGTTATTACTTACCTCAAAACTATAACATGAATTAGCAGACATTAAATCCGTTTTATAAGTGCATACCTCTGTTTTATATTTGCGCCTAAAGCGTATCTAAAATCTGTTTTAAGTAAGATTTCTTGCGTGTTGCAACTGGTATGGTCTCGTCATTTGTTAAGCGAACAGTATTATTCATATTTACTGTCTTTATATACTTTACGTTCACCAAATGAGATTGGTGTACACGTACAAAAGTGTGCTCACTTAATATATTCTCGTAGTATTTTAGATTGCGAGCACTCATGATTTTTTTATCCGTAGTATGAAAAACAGTGTAAGCACCATCAGACTGACAACGAACAATATCTGTTATTTGAAGAAAGTATTGCGCATCTGCCGTTTTAATCAATAAGGTCTTCTGAATTTCTTTTTCATTAATTTCAGAAACTTTTTCAACTGCATTTTTGTAAACCTGTTCCTTTTTGAAACCAACTCTAAACCTATCGATACATTCAGACAACTCATCAGAATCTATAGGTTTTAATAAATAATCTATGGTATCAAATTTTATGGCCTTAATAGCAAATTCGTCATAAGCTGTGGTAAAAATTATTTTGAAAGCAATACTGTTCAAAGACTCTAATATTTGAAAAGCATTACCACCAATAAGCTCAATATCTAAGAAAACAAGATCCGGAGTATTATCTTTTAAAAATGAAATAGCTTCTTCAACATTATCTATTTTGGCGATAACCTCAATATCTTTTTGAGTGTATGCAATAAGTTTATCTAATGTTTTAAGTGCATTAAACTCATCTTCTATTATAACTGCCTTTATCATGAAAGTTTCAATTTAAAAAATACTTTTGTTCCTATAGGGTTATTGTTTTCGTCGAACAAATCTTCTATCATAAATGATTTCTCTTCGCCCTTATTTCTCATTTTTAGACGCTCTAAAAATATAGTTGTTGCATGTAACTCTTCGGTTAACTTTTCTTTCTTTGCTTTTGTCGACCTACCTAATCCATTATCTAGTATTACAAATAACAACCCTTCAGAATCCTTCTCTATTTTAAGTAGAAGCTCCCCTCCTTCTTTCTTCTCTTTTAATCCGTATTCTATAGCATTCTCTACAAAAGGCTGCAATAACATTGGTGGCACATGTATAGCTTTTACGTCTAATGATTCTTCTATTTCAACTGTATAGGTAAACACATTGTTAAACCGTAACTGCTGTGTTTCTATATAGTTTTTGATCATAGCAACCTCTTTATCTAAAGTGATGGACTCTTTTCTAACATAGTCGAAATTTTGTCTGATCAACTTCGAAAATCTAGCGATATGATTAGATGATTTAATGGGGTTGCCTTCTAAGGTGATGTTCTGAATGGCAGCTAAGGTGTTGAATATAAAATGCGGATTCATTTGAACTCGCAAAAGGCGCTGCTCTAAATTTGATGCTTTATTGGCTGCTTTTAACTTAGTATTATATATATAAAAACCCGTAGCTATTAATATGAGAACAAACAGCATAATTGCACTTGCTAAAAGCAACTGGTTTCTATTATTAATTTCTTTTTGGTGGCTTATTTCGGTCTCTTTCTGTTTAACCTCATAATTTACATTCGCAAAATTCAAGAGCCTGTCTTTTTCTAAATTGCTGACATTCAATTGTAGGCTATCTCTAATAATTTGATGGTTTAATGCCGTAGTATAGTCACCCGACATTATTGCAATCGCAACCAATTTATCTCTAACCTCAATTTCTTCTTTTCGGTTATGGTTGGCGATATAAATTTCTAATGCTTTTTTGTAATTTACTTCTGCCGAGTCATTTTCGGCTTTCAGTAAAAATAAATTTCCCAAACCTTTGTATGGGGCAGCATTAATAGCTTTTATATTTTTATTTAAAGTAGCAGAACCTCTTAAAAATTTTTCGGCATTTGCATATGCACCAGCTTCAATATACGTATAGCCAATATTATTTAAAATACTGACCATTGTCTTAGGGTCTCTCTGAGATTGATTCAACGCCATAGCTTCTGAAAAACTAGCCAAAGCTTTGTTGTATTCTTTTAATTTTAAATGAACACTTGCTTTATTACCCTTAATTGCAATAATAGAAGTGGTATCGACACCTGTAGAAAACAGGCTATCAGTAGCTTGTATATACGTTAATGCCTCGTCATAATCTTTTAGTTGAAAATGAAGTTTAAAAAGCTGGTTGTAAGCTTTACCTTCAATTCGTTTGTCACCAATAAGTTGCGCCAAACTCAATGCTTTTAAGGCATAAACTTGAGACGTTTCAACATCGCCCATATGTAAAGAAGCACCACTTAACGTAATTAAACTTCTGCTCTCATTATACGTATCATTTAATTCAGCAAATAATTCATTACACTTTAAATGCGTGGTTAAAGATTCTTGAAATTTATCATTTAGGTATAAAGCTTCGCCTTTATTAAACAATAACATTGCTTCTTCTAAGGTTGTCAATTGCTTCGTATTTTGCAATAAACTATCTAACTTTAAAAGTGCTTTTTCGGGTTGCTTTTGAGTTAAACTATCGATAACCAATAAGCTTTTTTCAATGCTCGGGCGCATGGTATCTGCTTTGGTACAGGCAAAAAGTAATAGTATAAAAAGAGCATAGAAACCTAATTGTCTTAGGTTCATGTATATTGAAGTCATAAAGGTAAATCTGGAGGTGGTTTAAGTGTGCTAAAATAAGCAATCATCTATGTTTAGCATACGATTTTAGTATTGTCTTTTTGTTAAAAAGTGATACATCAATCGCGAATATTTCCTTCCTATTATCGAAAAGAATCAATCCGTAATTACAATTCAAACTAACAGACACCATAGTAACAAGAACAGTCGTAAATAGTACGAAGCAGAAAATTAAATCATCCAAAGAAAAAAACTTTTAAATTGCTCAAGTATTTTTAATTAGAATTAGATACGAGAATAAACCTGTAATTTCACTTTTAAAATACGACTAGCTTATTAGCGAATGAAAAACACCAAATTCTATACAGAGCTTAAAAAGTTAAAAAAACCGCTAGTAGCCATACTAGAGAAGGAGTCTGACTTTACAGCTGTGCCACTTACTTGGCATGTGGTGGTTGTAGATATTCAAAATTCTACACAAGCAGTACAAGATGGTAATCACCACCAGGTAAATTTAACGGCTACCGGTAGTATTATTTCTGTATTGAATACCGTTCGTAAATTCAAACAGAATATCGAGATTCCGTATTTCTTTGGTGGTGACGGCGCAACCTTCTTATTACCAAACAATTTACTTGACAAGGTACTTGCCGTATTAGACAATTATAGCGTTCACATTAAGCTAAAAACCAATTTAGTATTAAGAGTAGGTCATGTTTCGGTTAAAGACCTGGTATCGAATAATTGTCATCTTAAAATTACCAAACACCAACTTACCGAACGGCTGACCATACCTATAATATTGGGCAACGGACTACATAAAGCTGAAGAGATTATTAAATCTAACTTTGTGGCATCGAGCAATGTGCACTTCAATAAAAACCTTTTGAATTTAGAAGGTATGGAGTGTAGATGGGAAGAAGTGAATCCGGAACAAAATCAAGCTAAGGTCGTTTGTTTATTATTAGATGCAACCGAAGAAAAGCTTCAAAGAGAAATCTATAAAGAGATTTTAATAAAGATGGATGCTTTTTTCGGAACCTTTTCCGAAAGGCAACCCATAAAAAGTGAGCGCCTAAAGCTAGATGCAAGCCTTTATAAAATATGGGAAGAAATGCGCGTAAGCCTAGCAGATAAAAATTGGTTCTACTTTATTAAAAACTGGATCAAAACTAATATCGGCCGTATATATTTTAGCCTATCTAAAAGCGTAAAACAATACCTAAAACAAGTTGGTCAGTTATCGCATTCATTTATGTTAGATGGTATGATCAATACCATTTTTACGGCAGAACAAGATAAAATCGATCTATTTATAGACTACCTAAACCAACTAGAAACCGAAGGTAAAATAGTATACGGTATACACGTTACCCATGCCTCTGTAATGTCTTGCTATGTTTTAGATAGAAAAACCAGTCA harbors:
- a CDS encoding DUF3095 family protein; protein product: MKNTKFYTELKKLKKPLVAILEKESDFTAVPLTWHVVVVDIQNSTQAVQDGNHHQVNLTATGSIISVLNTVRKFKQNIEIPYFFGGDGATFLLPNNLLDKVLAVLDNYSVHIKLKTNLVLRVGHVSVKDLVSNNCHLKITKHQLTERLTIPIILGNGLHKAEEIIKSNFVASSNVHFNKNLLNLEGMECRWEEVNPEQNQAKVVCLLLDATEEKLQREIYKEILIKMDAFFGTFSERQPIKSERLKLDASLYKIWEEMRVSLADKNWFYFIKNWIKTNIGRIYFSLSKSVKQYLKQVGQLSHSFMLDGMINTIFTAEQDKIDLFIDYLNQLETEGKIVYGIHVTHASVMSCYVLDRKTSHSHFVDGTEGGYTSAAKMLKVKKKALTN
- a CDS encoding histidine kinase — its product is MTSIYMNLRQLGFYALFILLLFACTKADTMRPSIEKSLLVIDSLTQKQPEKALLKLDSLLQNTKQLTTLEEAMLLFNKGEALYLNDKFQESLTTHLKCNELFAELNDTYNESRSLITLSGASLHMGDVETSQVYALKALSLAQLIGDKRIEGKAYNQLFKLHFQLKDYDEALTYIQATDSLFSTGVDTTSIIAIKGNKASVHLKLKEYNKALASFSEAMALNQSQRDPKTMVSILNNIGYTYIEAGAYANAEKFLRGSATLNKNIKAINAAPYKGLGNLFLLKAENDSAEVNYKKALEIYIANHNRKEEIEVRDKLVAIAIMSGDYTTALNHQIIRDSLQLNVSNLEKDRLLNFANVNYEVKQKETEISHQKEINNRNQLLLASAIMLFVLILIATGFYIYNTKLKAANKASNLEQRLLRVQMNPHFIFNTLAAIQNITLEGNPIKSSNHIARFSKLIRQNFDYVRKESITLDKEVAMIKNYIETQQLRFNNVFTYTVEIEESLDVKAIHVPPMLLQPFVENAIEYGLKEKKEGGELLLKIEKDSEGLLFVILDNGLGRSTKAKKEKLTEELHATTIFLERLKMRNKGEEKSFMIEDLFDENNNPIGTKVFFKLKLS
- a CDS encoding LytR/AlgR family response regulator transcription factor translates to MIKAVIIEDEFNALKTLDKLIAYTQKDIEVIAKIDNVEEAISFLKDNTPDLVFLDIELIGGNAFQILESLNSIAFKIIFTTAYDEFAIKAIKFDTIDYLLKPIDSDELSECIDRFRVGFKKEQVYKNAVEKVSEINEKEIQKTLLIKTADAQYFLQITDIVRCQSDGAYTVFHTTDKKIMSARNLKYYENILSEHTFVRVHQSHLVNVKYIKTVNMNNTVRLTNDETIPVATRKKSYLKQILDTL